A genomic window from Candidatus Thermoplasmatota archaeon includes:
- a CDS encoding bifunctional acetate--CoA ligase family protein/GNAT family N-acetyltransferase: MGRNRILDTIFKPKSIAVIGASDTPGSAGYRIFRNLIGSGYQGVVYPVNPNRESVQGVQAYRSIKDVPKVVDLAIIVTPAKVVPAVLEECGQKGIKGILIISAGFKEIGPQGAALEQELLKIKQKYGMRIIGPNCVGFIMPYLNLNATFAGSMPEKGNIALFSQSGAVCGAILDWAAAAKVGFSSFVSVGSMLDVDFGDLIDYFGMDIHTRSIVLYIESITNAKKFMSAAKGFARAKPIIVIKSGRFKEGAKAAASHTGALAGEDAIYEAAFRRTGIVRVNDITDLFNCASILAKQPRPMGPNIAIITNAGGPGVLATDAIIEKGGKLAQLSEETMQKLNQVLPPTWSHGNPIDIIGDGDEERYKKAIEICLADKNIDGLIIISVPQVMAEPNKLADVIVDLSKKSTKPILTTFIGEASVYNARQTLNRNNVPSYNSPDDAVESYMYLYHYERHLAQLFETPEELNIKTPSHTERIKQIIAKAEQEKRTLLTENESKEFLELYGIPTTKPEIAENEDQAAHIADNIGYPVVMKIYSPDITHKSDVGGVILNLHNADEVKKAYREMVSRAQQKVPTARILGVTIQKMVQNYGYELILGSKKDPIFGSVILFGLGGIFTELFKDRAIGFPPFNQTLAQRVIEKTKAYELLKGFRNIPPVNMKKVEELMVTFSQMIIDHPEIKEVDINPLVPSGNDLIALDARIILDPEPYKHPHLVIAPYPTKYTKTVKLKDGTEVILRPIKPEDENMWQEMFNTFSEETVRFRFFRIIKETPHEVRTRYCNIDYDREIGIVGEIKEPDGKRRIIGVTRLIVDPIEPDSAEFATVVCDRWHRLGLGSDFIDYTIEIAKDKNLKRLYGVVLKENIPMITLCREKGFTFSEGDPGEYKIEYDLLADEGLNKPLPLENQSQHKKDFSTPQKKKKQRIQLAKP; this comes from the coding sequence AAGACGTTCCCAAGGTCGTTGATCTTGCAATCATTGTAACACCTGCAAAAGTCGTTCCAGCAGTTCTTGAAGAATGCGGACAAAAAGGCATCAAAGGAATCCTTATCATTTCCGCAGGTTTCAAAGAAATCGGACCACAAGGAGCGGCACTTGAACAAGAACTCCTTAAAATTAAACAAAAATACGGCATGCGCATCATCGGGCCAAACTGCGTCGGGTTCATCATGCCTTATCTCAACCTCAACGCAACCTTTGCCGGATCCATGCCTGAAAAAGGAAACATCGCACTCTTCTCTCAAAGCGGAGCAGTCTGTGGTGCAATCCTTGATTGGGCGGCAGCAGCAAAAGTTGGATTCTCATCATTTGTCTCAGTTGGATCAATGCTTGATGTTGATTTTGGAGACCTCATCGATTACTTTGGAATGGATATACATACCAGAAGCATCGTTCTCTACATTGAGTCAATCACCAACGCAAAAAAATTCATGAGCGCAGCAAAAGGATTCGCCCGAGCAAAACCAATCATTGTCATCAAATCAGGACGATTCAAGGAAGGAGCAAAAGCAGCAGCATCACACACTGGTGCACTTGCAGGAGAAGATGCGATCTACGAAGCAGCATTCCGAAGAACCGGTATCGTCCGAGTCAATGACATCACTGATCTATTCAACTGTGCATCGATTCTTGCCAAACAACCACGACCAATGGGACCAAACATAGCAATTATCACCAATGCAGGAGGACCAGGAGTTCTTGCAACTGATGCAATCATCGAAAAAGGTGGAAAACTCGCGCAACTCTCAGAGGAAACCATGCAAAAACTCAACCAAGTCCTCCCACCAACCTGGAGCCATGGAAACCCAATTGATATCATTGGAGATGGTGACGAAGAACGCTACAAAAAAGCAATAGAAATCTGCCTCGCTGACAAGAATATCGATGGTTTGATTATCATCTCAGTACCTCAAGTCATGGCTGAACCGAACAAACTCGCCGATGTCATTGTTGATCTTTCAAAAAAATCAACCAAACCAATCCTCACAACCTTTATCGGCGAAGCAAGCGTCTACAACGCACGACAAACTTTAAATCGAAACAATGTACCGAGCTATAACTCTCCAGATGATGCAGTCGAATCCTACATGTACCTCTACCACTACGAACGGCACCTTGCACAACTGTTTGAAACACCTGAAGAACTCAACATTAAAACGCCATCACACACAGAACGAATTAAACAAATCATAGCAAAGGCAGAACAAGAAAAAAGAACTTTGCTAACAGAAAATGAATCAAAAGAATTCCTTGAACTTTACGGCATACCAACAACAAAACCAGAAATTGCAGAAAATGAGGACCAGGCAGCACACATTGCTGACAACATTGGATATCCCGTTGTTATGAAAATATACTCACCAGACATCACCCATAAAAGTGATGTTGGCGGGGTGATTTTAAATCTTCATAATGCTGATGAAGTTAAAAAAGCATACCGAGAAATGGTCAGCCGTGCTCAACAAAAAGTACCAACTGCTCGCATCCTTGGAGTAACCATCCAAAAAATGGTTCAAAATTATGGATATGAACTCATTCTTGGATCCAAAAAAGATCCTATCTTTGGTTCAGTAATCCTCTTCGGCCTGGGAGGAATTTTCACCGAGCTTTTCAAAGATCGAGCAATCGGATTTCCCCCGTTCAACCAAACACTTGCCCAGCGTGTTATCGAAAAAACCAAAGCCTACGAATTACTTAAAGGATTCAGAAACATACCACCCGTAAATATGAAAAAGGTAGAAGAACTCATGGTCACCTTTTCACAAATGATCATTGATCATCCTGAAATCAAAGAAGTTGACATCAACCCTCTAGTTCCCAGTGGAAATGATCTCATCGCTCTTGATGCACGCATCATTCTTGATCCAGAACCATACAAACATCCCCATCTCGTCATAGCACCATACCCAACAAAATACACGAAAACCGTAAAACTAAAAGACGGTACTGAAGTCATCCTCCGACCGATAAAACCAGAAGACGAAAACATGTGGCAAGAAATGTTCAACACCTTTTCAGAAGAAACCGTTCGATTCAGATTTTTCAGAATCATCAAAGAAACACCCCATGAAGTACGAACGCGATACTGCAACATCGACTACGACCGCGAAATAGGAATTGTTGGGGAAATCAAGGAACCAGATGGAAAACGACGTATCATTGGTGTCACTCGACTTATCGTCGATCCAATAGAACCAGATTCAGCAGAATTTGCAACCGTAGTCTGCGACCGATGGCATCGTTTAGGTCTCGGATCAGATTTCATTGACTACACCATAGAAATTGCAAAAGATAAAAATCTCAAACGACTGTATGGCGTTGTTCTCAAAGAAAACATACCAATGATCACCCTCTGCCGGGAGAAAGGATTTACTTTTTCAGAAGGAGACCCCGGAGAATATAAAATAGAATACGACCTACTTGCAGACGAAGGACTCAACAAACCACTTCCGCTCGAAAACCAATCACAGCACAAAAAAGATTTTTCCACTCCGCAAAAGAAAAAAAAACAACGGATTCAACTTGCTAAACCATAA